One genomic segment of Cottoperca gobio chromosome 21, fCotGob3.1, whole genome shotgun sequence includes these proteins:
- the LOC115025971 gene encoding gamma-crystallin M3-like isoform X2: protein MSDCADMTSYLSKCHSCRVESGCFVVYDRSSYMGNQFFVKRGEYSDHMTFGMSDSVRSCRLIPQHRGSYTMRIYEKENFQGQSHELMDDCDNIQERYRMSDSQSCNVMDGHWLMYEQPQFRGKQMYLRPGEYRSMREMGFSGMRLNSVRRIMDSC, encoded by the exons ATGAGCGACTGCGCTGACATGACCTCCTACCTGAGCAAGTGTCACTCCTGCAGGGTGGAGAGCGGCTGCTTCGTGGTGTACGACCGTTCCAGCTACATGGGAAACCAGTTCTTTGTCAAGAGGGGCGAGTACTCTGACCACATGACTTTTGGCATGAGTGACTCCGTCCGATCCTGCCGCTTAATTCCTCAG CACAGAGGCTCTTACACGATGAGGATCTACGAGAAGGAGAACTTCCAGGGCCAGAGTCACGAGCTGATGGACGACTGCGACAACATCCAGGAGCGTTACCGCATGAGCGACAGCCAGTCCTGCAACGTGATGGACGGACACTGGCTGATGTACGAGCAGCCCCAGTTCAGAGGCAAGCAGATGTACCTGAGGCCCGGGGAGTACAGGAGCATGAGAGAAATGGGATTTAGCGGCATGAGGCTCAACTCAGTCAGGCGTATAATGGATTCCTGTTga
- the LOC115025971 gene encoding gamma-crystallin M3-like isoform X1, with amino-acid sequence MGKITFYEEKNFQGRSYECMSDCADMTSYLSKCHSCRVESGCFVVYDRSSYMGNQFFVKRGEYSDHMTFGMSDSVRSCRLIPQHRGSYTMRIYEKENFQGQSHELMDDCDNIQERYRMSDSQSCNVMDGHWLMYEQPQFRGKQMYLRPGEYRSMREMGFSGMRLNSVRRIMDSC; translated from the exons ATGGGCAAG atCACCTTCTACGAGGAGAAGAACTTCCAGGGTCGCTCCTATGAGTGCATGAGCGACTGCGCTGACATGACCTCCTACCTGAGCAAGTGTCACTCCTGCAGGGTGGAGAGCGGCTGCTTCGTGGTGTACGACCGTTCCAGCTACATGGGAAACCAGTTCTTTGTCAAGAGGGGCGAGTACTCTGACCACATGACTTTTGGCATGAGTGACTCCGTCCGATCCTGCCGCTTAATTCCTCAG CACAGAGGCTCTTACACGATGAGGATCTACGAGAAGGAGAACTTCCAGGGCCAGAGTCACGAGCTGATGGACGACTGCGACAACATCCAGGAGCGTTACCGCATGAGCGACAGCCAGTCCTGCAACGTGATGGACGGACACTGGCTGATGTACGAGCAGCCCCAGTTCAGAGGCAAGCAGATGTACCTGAGGCCCGGGGAGTACAGGAGCATGAGAGAAATGGGATTTAGCGGCATGAGGCTCAACTCAGTCAGGCGTATAATGGATTCCTGTTga